The following are encoded in a window of Merismopedia glauca CCAP 1448/3 genomic DNA:
- a CDS encoding GDP-mannose 4,6-dehydratase, with protein sequence MKKALICGVSGQDGAYLAQLLLDKGYIVCGTSRDAQMSSFKNLVRLGIGDRLELASVALTDFRSVLQVLVKFEPDEVYNLSGQSSVGLSFEQPVETLESISVGTLNLLEAIRFMKAPIKLYNAGSSECFGDTKGEAADENTPFHPRSPYAVAKSTAFWQLANYREAYGLFACSGILFNHESPLRPERFVTQKIIRTACRIAQGSPEKLHLGNIDIQRDWGWAPEYVEAMYLMLQQPEADDYVIATGESHKLADFVATAFETLGLDWQELVVSDRSLHRPTDISIGRGNPTKAQQKLGWQANYKMRDVVKMMIAAQQKP encoded by the coding sequence GTGAAAAAAGCGTTAATTTGTGGAGTTTCAGGGCAAGACGGAGCTTATTTAGCTCAATTACTGCTGGATAAGGGTTATATAGTTTGTGGTACTTCTAGAGATGCCCAGATGTCCTCATTTAAAAATCTAGTGCGTTTGGGGATTGGCGATCGCCTGGAACTAGCATCTGTCGCTTTAACGGATTTTCGTAGTGTCCTCCAAGTTCTAGTCAAATTTGAGCCAGATGAGGTTTACAATCTCTCTGGACAAAGTTCTGTTGGTCTTTCTTTTGAGCAACCTGTCGAAACCTTAGAAAGTATTTCTGTCGGTACACTGAACCTTCTAGAAGCAATTCGGTTCATGAAAGCACCGATCAAACTTTATAATGCTGGTTCGAGTGAATGCTTTGGGGATACTAAGGGGGAAGCTGCTGATGAAAATACCCCATTCCATCCTCGTAGTCCCTATGCAGTGGCAAAATCAACCGCTTTTTGGCAATTAGCCAATTATAGAGAAGCTTATGGTTTATTTGCTTGTTCTGGAATCTTGTTTAATCATGAATCTCCCTTACGCCCAGAAAGATTTGTGACGCAGAAAATTATTCGTACTGCCTGTCGAATTGCTCAAGGAAGTCCAGAAAAACTACATTTAGGAAATATCGACATCCAAAGAGACTGGGGTTGGGCACCAGAATATGTAGAAGCTATGTACTTAATGTTGCAGCAGCCAGAAGCAGATGATTATGTCATTGCCACTGGTGAATCTCATAAATTAGCAGATTTTGTGGCTACCGCCTTTGAAACTTTAGGGTTAGATTGGCAAGAACTAGTAGTTAGCGATCGCTCTTTGCATAGACCTACGGATATTAGCATTGGTAGAGGCAACCCTACCAAAGCCCAACAGAAACTAGGTTGGCAGGCTAACTACAAAATGCGCGATGTGGTTAAAATGATGATCGCGGCTCAACAAAAACCTTAA
- a CDS encoding NAD(P)H-quinone oxidoreductase subunit O, translating into MAVKKGDLVHAIADKLTNSLEAKASDSRFPDYLFQTKGEVVDLRGDYALVKFGQVPTPNIWLRIDQLEAAK; encoded by the coding sequence ATGGCAGTAAAAAAAGGCGATTTAGTCCACGCGATCGCAGATAAATTAACCAATAGCTTGGAAGCAAAAGCCAGTGATTCCCGTTTTCCTGACTATTTGTTTCAAACTAAAGGAGAAGTAGTAGATTTACGCGGAGATTATGCTTTAGTCAAGTTTGGACAAGTACCCACACCCAATATTTGGTTACGGATCGACCAATTAGAAGCAGCCAAATAA
- the sds gene encoding solanesyl diphosphate synthase, which produces MTSVTSLFAPVEADLEILTENLKKLVGSRHPILYAAAEHLFEAGGKRVRPAIVLLVSRATMQEHDLTARHRRLAEITELIHTASLVHDDVVDEAAVRRGVPTVHSLFGNRVAILAGDFLFAQSSWYLAHLDSLEVVKLLSQVIMDMAQGEIQQGLYQFDASLSLETYLQKSYYKTASLIANSAKAAAVLSELPPALADNLYNYGRHLGLAFQIVDDIFDFTGSTEALGKPAGSDLRSGNLTAPVLYALEEKPHLETLIEGGFEQEGEWEQAIALIAESQGIERSRQLAKHHAQLAVDALADLPPSPALQALIEMTDYVLRRAY; this is translated from the coding sequence ATGACCTCAGTAACCTCGCTTTTTGCCCCTGTAGAAGCAGACTTGGAAATTCTAACAGAGAATTTAAAAAAACTGGTAGGCTCTCGTCACCCAATTTTATATGCTGCGGCAGAACATTTATTTGAAGCTGGTGGCAAGCGAGTCAGACCAGCTATAGTACTTTTAGTATCGCGGGCAACTATGCAGGAACATGACCTGACAGCCCGTCACCGCCGTTTAGCCGAAATTACCGAGTTAATTCATACAGCCAGTCTAGTTCATGATGATGTGGTGGATGAAGCGGCTGTCCGCCGTGGTGTCCCAACTGTCCACAGTCTGTTTGGAAACAGAGTGGCTATCTTAGCGGGAGATTTTCTGTTTGCTCAATCTTCCTGGTATTTAGCCCATTTAGATAGCTTGGAGGTAGTCAAACTACTTTCGCAAGTGATTATGGATATGGCTCAAGGAGAGATTCAACAAGGGCTATACCAATTTGATGCTAGTTTATCTCTAGAAACATATTTGCAAAAAAGTTATTACAAAACAGCCTCTTTAATTGCCAATAGTGCTAAAGCCGCAGCCGTACTCAGTGAGTTACCACCAGCCTTGGCAGATAATCTCTACAATTATGGACGACATTTAGGATTGGCGTTTCAAATTGTTGATGATATCTTTGACTTTACTGGTTCTACAGAAGCTTTGGGTAAACCCGCAGGTTCTGACCTCAGAAGTGGTAATTTGACAGCCCCAGTTTTATATGCTTTGGAGGAGAAACCCCATTTAGAAACCCTAATTGAAGGGGGATTTGAGCAAGAAGGGGAATGGGAACAAGCGATCGCTTTGATCGCAGAAAGTCAAGGGATTGAGCGATCGCGTCAACTCGCCAAGCACCACGCTCAACTAGCTGTAGATGCTCTGGCAGATTTGCCACCTTCACCAGCTTTGCAAGCTTTAATTGAGATGACAGATTATGTCCTCCGGCGAGCTTATTAG
- a CDS encoding response regulator, with protein MVTVLVVDDSHTSREMLTDLLKQQGIEVIQAIDGLDAQTQLASATPNVVITDLIMPNMNGYELCRWIKKNERTKHIPVVICSTKDEEFDRYWGMKQGADAYIPKPFNATDMLATLKKLLSSKS; from the coding sequence ATGGTTACGGTTTTAGTAGTAGATGATAGTCATACGTCCCGAGAAATGCTGACCGATTTGTTAAAGCAGCAAGGAATTGAGGTAATTCAGGCTATCGATGGTCTAGATGCCCAAACTCAGTTAGCATCTGCAACTCCCAATGTGGTGATCACAGATCTAATTATGCCTAACATGAACGGCTATGAACTTTGCCGTTGGATCAAGAAAAATGAAAGAACTAAGCATATTCCAGTAGTTATTTGCTCTACCAAAGATGAAGAGTTTGACCGCTATTGGGGTATGAAACAAGGAGCAGATGCTTATATTCCCAAACCCTTTAATGCGACCGATATGCTAGCTACTCTAAAAAAGCTACTATCTAGTAAATCTTAA
- a CDS encoding ABC transporter permease: protein MSRSKALQYYVAARVVLAPLMLLTVVTLVFLLLRSTPGDPIDALLTDRASPEAKEELRVRLGLDKPLWVQYFAYMGGLLHFDLGNSIVRSGQPVSEIIGTYFPATVELAVYSMAIALLVGIGIGVFSASRPNGLIDAGGRLFSIISYALPIFWVGMIMQLIFAVQLGWFPVGGRWDNSTPPQIITGLYTIDSLLSGNIDQFFTSFHYLALPCLTLGVLLSGMFERMVRVNLKEALKADYVEAARARGIPEKRILLAHALKNALIPVITIVVLTIATLLGGAVLTEVTFSWDGLGYQLYDAISKKDFPVVQGVMVFFGAIVTIASILIDVVNAYIDPRIRY from the coding sequence ATGTCCCGTTCCAAAGCTCTCCAATACTACGTCGCGGCGCGTGTAGTGCTAGCGCCATTAATGTTACTAACGGTTGTGACTCTGGTATTTCTGTTACTGAGATCTACCCCTGGCGATCCAATTGATGCTTTATTAACAGATCGCGCCTCACCGGAAGCGAAAGAAGAACTGAGGGTTCGTTTGGGCTTGGATAAACCTTTGTGGGTGCAATATTTTGCCTATATGGGTGGTCTTTTGCACTTTGATTTAGGCAACTCAATTGTCAGAAGCGGACAACCAGTTTCCGAAATTATCGGGACTTACTTTCCAGCAACAGTCGAGTTAGCTGTGTATAGTATGGCGATCGCCCTTCTGGTGGGAATTGGGATCGGAGTTTTCTCAGCTTCTCGTCCTAATGGTTTGATTGACGCTGGTGGACGCTTGTTTAGCATTATTAGCTATGCTCTCCCTATTTTCTGGGTAGGGATGATTATGCAACTAATTTTTGCTGTACAACTAGGATGGTTTCCTGTGGGTGGTAGATGGGATAACTCCACACCACCTCAAATAATTACGGGCTTATACACTATAGATAGCTTATTAAGTGGAAATATAGACCAATTTTTCACATCTTTCCATTATCTCGCATTACCCTGCTTGACTCTGGGGGTTTTATTGAGTGGGATGTTTGAGCGTATGGTCAGGGTTAACTTAAAAGAAGCTCTGAAAGCTGATTATGTAGAAGCAGCTAGAGCTAGAGGAATTCCAGAAAAACGAATATTATTGGCTCACGCCTTGAAAAATGCCCTCATCCCAGTGATTACTATTGTAGTTTTAACTATTGCTACTCTTTTAGGAGGTGCTGTTCTCACAGAAGTGACTTTTTCTTGGGATGGTTTAGGTTACCAACTTTATGATGCCATTTCCAAAAAAGACTTTCCTGTGGTGCAGGGAGTCATGGTGTTTTTCGGTGCAATTGTGACGATCGCTAGCATTCTCATAGATGTAGTAAATGCTTATATTGACCCCCGTATCCGCTATTGA
- a CDS encoding ABC transporter substrate-binding protein: protein MNWVKLAKSSTLCLGLLLLVTSCRSQPGNQPGGVTTSSGSGDGRITIGTTQEPRTLDPADAYELRSLNLVYNMSDRLYAYAPGTTNLEPELATALPKVTPDALTYTITLRQGVVFHDGTPLTAKVMADSLLRFRNNGGQPAFLLKDIVDTIQATSDTELKIKLKKPFSAFPALLAFIGTCPVSPKEYQIGEGKFIQSKFTGTGPYKLTSYGTDSVRFDLFDQYWGTKPVNKGVNWRIYKSSANNLFNAFKRGEIDVAYFSLEPTQIRSLEQEAKQGKIQAISSPGTTISYMMLNVKQKPLDNPLVRQAIASFINRQLINERVLFNQAEPLYSTIPTSFDVSLPLFKEKYGDANIEKAKQLLQQAGFSATNPAKLQIWYPSGSPTRQKAANLLAEYAKQQMGGILEFEVKTDDGAIFFSNKSKGVYPITLLDWYPDFLDADNYVQPFLECPKGSVTGGCQEGGSKSQGSFYYNPKMNQLIDSERKELNPETRKKIFADIQNLIAQDVPLIPLWQTKDYVFAQKGVAGVQINATQTLPYSPIKK from the coding sequence CAACCAGGGAACCAACCTGGAGGGGTTACTACTTCTAGCGGGAGTGGTGATGGGAGAATTACCATTGGTACTACCCAAGAACCCAGAACTCTAGATCCAGCCGATGCTTACGAACTTAGGTCGCTCAACTTAGTCTATAACATGAGCGATCGCCTCTACGCTTATGCTCCAGGAACGACGAACCTTGAGCCAGAACTAGCCACCGCTTTACCTAAAGTCACTCCAGACGCATTAACCTACACCATAACCTTGCGTCAAGGAGTTGTCTTTCATGATGGGACTCCTTTAACCGCTAAAGTTATGGCTGATTCTTTGCTCAGATTTAGAAATAATGGGGGACAACCAGCATTCTTACTCAAAGATATCGTTGATACTATCCAAGCAACCAGCGATACAGAACTCAAAATTAAACTCAAAAAGCCCTTCTCAGCTTTTCCCGCTTTACTAGCCTTTATTGGTACTTGTCCTGTTTCCCCCAAAGAGTATCAAATTGGAGAAGGCAAATTTATTCAATCTAAGTTTACTGGCACTGGCCCATATAAGTTAACTAGCTATGGTACAGATTCAGTGCGATTTGATTTATTTGACCAGTATTGGGGAACCAAACCGGTAAATAAAGGTGTTAACTGGCGAATTTACAAAAGCAGTGCCAATAACTTATTCAATGCTTTTAAAAGAGGGGAAATTGATGTCGCTTACTTTTCCCTAGAACCTACCCAAATTCGGAGTTTAGAACAAGAAGCCAAACAGGGGAAAATCCAGGCTATTTCTTCACCTGGAACCACAATTAGCTATATGATGCTCAACGTCAAGCAAAAACCCCTCGATAACCCGTTAGTTAGACAGGCTATAGCCTCTTTCATCAACCGTCAACTAATCAACGAACGGGTATTATTCAACCAAGCAGAACCCCTCTACAGCACTATTCCCACCAGCTTTGATGTTTCTCTACCCCTATTCAAAGAAAAATATGGAGATGCCAATATTGAAAAAGCCAAACAACTCCTACAACAAGCTGGTTTCTCCGCCACAAATCCCGCCAAACTACAAATATGGTATCCCTCTGGTTCCCCAACCCGCCAAAAGGCAGCTAACCTCCTTGCAGAGTATGCTAAACAACAAATGGGGGGTATTTTAGAGTTTGAAGTCAAAACCGACGATGGTGCGATCTTCTTTAGCAATAAATCCAAAGGAGTCTACCCCATCACCTTACTTGATTGGTATCCAGACTTTCTTGATGCAGATAACTACGTTCAACCCTTTTTAGAATGTCCTAAAGGTTCTGTGACTGGAGGTTGTCAAGAAGGCGGAAGTAAGAGTCAAGGTTCTTTTTACTACAACCCCAAAATGAACCAACTAATAGACTCAGAACGCAAAGAACTCAACCCAGAAACTCGGAAAAAAATCTTTGCTGATATCCAAAACCTGATTGCTCAAGATGTACCATTAATTCCATTGTGGCAAACTAAAGATTACGTATTTGCTCAAAAAGGGGTAGCTGGAGTCCAAATCAACGCCACCCAAACCTTACCTTACAGTCCCATTAAGAAGTAA